One genomic region from Drosophila subpulchrella strain 33 F10 #4 breed RU33 chromosome 2R, RU_Dsub_v1.1 Primary Assembly, whole genome shotgun sequence encodes:
- the LOC119551001 gene encoding filamin-C isoform X1, translating to MDVKDIKGAKVTHAGLLKHNSDGSTETQKITHAGLVARSPEGTAAKGMNIRGNEDLWVEIQANTFRNWVNEHLRETGMQVHDWATDFCDGTCLCALVENLQTRPLKPSWNRRPANQHHYLENASTALKSIEADHIKLVNIGNVDIVNGNIKLILGLIWSLIVRYQIGRSKFPPRKLMLAWLQAALPDCRITNLTTDWNSGVNLAALLDYCQPGLFPHWRSLDPSQSVRNCTQTMDLAQREFGVPKVLEPEYLASPWLDELSGMTYLSYFMKPGGPGYNATMRWVNTQVKDSVKNFTTDWNDGRVMCEIIKGLGGSAPAPEKLSTDPFHFENNIRKAVDAGARLGVQPILTAKDMANPEVEHLGIMAYAAHLQWVPPRPPLSDLVTVYLESTSGRVGEPTHFRVDVMSRDISLSSVRCHVVPPSGQPGQPVRLNAHGEGAYVPERYGMHEIVVEIGEDSLGGHFFRALPRLLQVAPPGMAPCALGSLVEVLVNATGAPKTEDILVTAVSPTGISHNCPLKKIDEGHSAIFKPDEAGIWEIAITYQGRHIQGGPFTCAVFDASGVSVHGLDGAMPLRAHTFEVDARGVGVSGELHVDIVHDKHSLVCSVEKIVENKYRVTFMPRQNGKYRVYIYFNGYDVKGSPFIMRVGTKGRSGKTRSSPLHDSKHRSESPSMHFISTTNTRHNDYRNSSLSRHNTAERTNSYSPQYSPKLDTTDYHSSSSRYYKRESEENQATPPPAPPPHRGSPTVKYLNSADLYTDTLNGRRDSKTSNSSSTKNDYYYDKENELYSQRRGATKTKLTPPREERELASTTNTSSSSSFQQRHQQLATSTLTRSLSPIPSPTLNTRSSELHTHSPLTIKTSNQYESSTRNITGSPRHASVSPVQRYSPNSAYISTATHRMGSPLTSPVSKNGYESSRTVEKSSTYKSTSNYVTDSSVRASPSLYGTAERLRRTGSPEPRIDHSSNVRVSSMKPASARRDSWDVINKTKHMLSHNSLESLANMTEKQLNTELQYNRPDLDHETHRNTQYNKFALHKQQQQQQQSDYRRDSPDDGERYKPSAITVKSHSNNTYTDKSGGYTKTVKESSEHVVTESNGHGPSPGYGYSSLSRFRPIDSNATGARAIRVQDIPNGSIGRPVEFEIDGSKAGSGNLEILVNGGRVTSSVRSLGGQRFIASFTPHEHGTHTVQITFNGETVPGSPWHAEIMSSPGLTALGESTRLVPANTPAVFEILPPPGQSLSKGECVASVLTPSKSKLNARVTHEAANGAARIEFVPTEVGTHVIDASINGTKIAGGPLIAKVYDSSLIQVTEVNGGVVGQPCQFRVDASAAGEGQLEISINEGEVPNHVQVVGGGRCLVSFTPEQAKSHLIDIKFNGETVRGCPFVCAVADTSRVLLNLSNLELIPVNRPSSFHITVSGGGAAELAVSVRGPQGELPVRVTGDIHAGFTAEFTPTTVGGHSINVEYNGFAVQGTPFLAKSYDASKVVVGSVSRGTMGRPVQFTVDAGDAGEGNLEITISAKGQNIPTQVHPQGSARFSVSFVPTESCEHTINVSFNKMPVPGCPITVGITGGVAGPQVSLGGPGPVHQTNSFVINHNGGRLEDIEVNVEGPAGQSVPAQVHQSAEGVFKAEFVPRVVGEHRVNVTVNGLATAGSPYAAKVYDVSAIKVKNVSSGTVGKAVTFLVETSQAGPGNLEVTVNGGRVPTSAQAQGQHTYAISFTPREAESHTVELRFNSQDVPGSPFTCRVAAAARIQSPETMDKVSVGRLFEFVVESDTKPTVEVLGPARRSVPVKIDPLASSTLGYNVKFEPMEVGDHSVEVRLPGGGHVEGSPFLLKAYSAEKVIVTDIRAGVVNKSVSFGINASQAGAGNLEIIVAVNGKNVPNFVQSEGNARFKVNFKPTEAATHSLSVRFNGHPVPGSPFSCHIAAAAASPSMGLPRAMAMGECLKQAAVKMDNTFELEGFEGVEPQIFVTSPSGDNEHCQLSQHDGGSYSASFRPTTVGRHLISVTANDQHINGSPFSCNVFDVSRVSISGLEQQYGPANLGVPVTFSVDAAGAGEGTLELVVSTDSSTVKAEVVACARGLYDVTFVPQSTEPHYVNITFNEVAVDGSPFRVDIQQHTQHIQIGSLAAIDFPADDQIVEIFSPDQKSVPYSINRQTAEFRTHMTGNYTLRFIDRETRQHIGSRTLCVFDPTLVKITEVSEAFCHRPASIGVSLNEAGQGDLSALVRCGATEVPHTIRGPSKTGVYEIVYQPTRVAPHKISILFNEVPISLKPLEINVLPASAGKEISVSGLGLYQSRVGKTTSFAIDTVKRPAREFDVVVSGPGGQALPVRCYQTKNGHLQAEFTINKPGQCVIEVLHQSKPLPGSPFTCESFDSSKVTTQGVTKEPLALHSPNSFTVRTDNAGTAELEAFAISPSNQSLPVLIAEQSEGVYNVEFVPSQPGNYKLTLMYGGETIPSSPLNFTASSSGVRNDARAAGHGLEVCHRNKEASFVVYCPIAPNVQIERLDEYGERIEPKIKALGNNEWRISYTILSVGKYEIRANCPNRGSLPGSPWHISCVESNKVTPVGGWGTLVDHDGRLILPARIIFDVENAGPGKLVCSIDGIEIPVDKLVDGKMCLNITGENLAAGEHDLDLTWSGLTITQCPRSAFVTGQQAADKVQLMGRGLAAAQAGEAAHFTIDASNAPAGRPEVILTSQDNTSLPVSLAQPRPSENIWMASYTPLKSTTGTLNLSVKWNGRLVKGCPLTVAVGSSMDASKVIASGEGLRHGIVGKDIKSWIDTRRAGPGELTAHCAGVRKVAYCELYDHGDATFTLNIKPQEPGRHLLTIKYGGQNVPGSPFALKVAGAPDASKVRVYGPGIEHGVLATFQSRFICDTRGAGAGQLTVRVRGPKGAFRVEMQRESQKDRTILCKYDPTEPGDYRVEVKWAGEFVPGSPFPVMIFDTEEELRRFLQGI from the exons ATGGACGTCAAGGACATTAAGGGCGCCAAGGTGACGCACGCGGGGCTGCTGAAGCACAACTCCGATGGCAGCACCGAGACGCAGAAGATCACCCACGCCGGATTGGTGGCCAGGAGTCCCGAGGGCACCGCCGCCAAGGGCATGAACATCCGGGGCAACGAGGACCTCTGGGTGGAGATCCAGGCGAACACTTTCCGCAACTGGGTCAACGAGCATCTGCGCGAGACGGGCATGCAG GTTCATGACTGGGCCACGGATTTCTGCGATGGCACTTGCCTGTGTGCTCTGGTGGAGAATCTGCAGACGCGTCCACTGAAGCCCTCGTGGAATCGCCGACCTGCCAACCAGCATCATTATCTGGAGAACGCCAGCACTGCTCTAAAGTCCATTGAGGCGGATCACATCAAGCTGGTGAACATCGGCAATGTGGACATCGTCAATGGGAACATAAAGCTGATCCTGGGCCTGATCTGGTCCCTGATCGTACGCTACCAGATCGGTCGCAGTAAGTTCCCGCCACGCAAACTGATGCTGGCTTGGCTGCAGGCCGCTCTGCCGGATTGCAGGATCACCAATCTGACCACCGATTGGAATAGTGGCGTCAATCTGGCGGCGCTTCTGGACTACTGCCAGCCGGGTCTTTTCCCGCATTGGCGAAGCCTCGATCCCAGCCAGAGTGTGCGCAATTGTACCCAGACCATGGATCTGGCCCAGCGTGAGTTTGGAGTCCCCAAGGTCCTGGAACCGGAGTACCTGGCCTCCCCCTGGCTGGATGAGCTATCGGGCATGACGTACCTCTCGTACTTCATGAAGCCCGGCGGTCCCGGTTACAACGCCACCATGCGATGGGTTAACACCCAGGTCAAGGATTCTGTTAAGAACTTTACG ACCGACTGGAACGATGGACGCGTTATGTGCGAAATTATTAAGGGACTGGGCGGCTCGGCGCCTGCACCGGAAAAGCTCAGCACGGATCCCTTCCACTTCGAAAACAATATTCGGAAGGCGGTGGACGCAGGTGCCCGGCTGGGCGTGCAGCCCATCCTGACGGCCAAGGACATGGCCAACCCGGAAGTGGAGCACCTGGGCATCATGGCCTACGCGGCCCACCTGCAGTGGGTGCCGCCAAGGCCGCCGCTGTCCGACCTGGTCACCGTCTACCTGGAGAGCACATCCGGTCGGGTGGGCGAACCG ACCCACTTCCGCGTGGACGTGATGTCGCGGGACATAAGCCTGAGCTCGGTGCGCTGCCACGTGGTTCCTCCGTCCGGCCAGCCGGGACAGCCCGTGCGCCTCAATGCCCACGGCGAGGGAGCTTATGTGCCGGAACGCTATGGGATGCACGAGATTGTGGTGGAGATCGGCGAGGACAGCCTGGGCGGACACTTCTTCCGCGCCCTGCCACGCCTGCTGCAGGTGGCGCCGCCGGGAATGGCGCCCTGCGCCCTGGGCAGTCTCGTCGAGGTGCTGGTCAATGCCACCGGGGCGCCCAAGACGGAGGACATCCTGGTCACGGCGGTCTCGCCCACCGGCATCTCCCACAACTGCCCGCTGAAGAAGATCGACGAGGGACACAGTGCCATATTCAAGCCGGACGAGGCGGGCATCTGGGAGATAGCCATCACCTACCAAGGTCGCCACATCCAGGGCGGACCCTTCACCTGTGCCGTGTTCGATGCGTCTGGAGTTTCGGTCCATGGATTGGATGGAGCCATGCCCCTGAGGGCGCACACCTTCGAGGTGGATGCACGCGGAGTGGGCGTTTCGGGGGAACTGCATGTGGACATTGTGCATGACAAGCATTCGCTGGTCTGCTCCGTGGAGAAGATCGTGGAGAACAAGTACCGAGTGACCTTTATGCCCAGGCAGAATGGAAAGTACCGGGTGTACATCTACTTCAATGGCTACGATGTCAAGGGATCGCCATTCAT CATGCGAGTGGGCACCAAGGGCAGATCTGGAAAAACACGTAGCAGTCCGCTTCATGACAGCAAACACCGTTCGGAGAGTCCTTCGATGCACTTCATCTCCACCACGAATACCCGGCACAATGATTATCGGAACTCCTCCTTATCAAGGCACAATACGGCTGAGAGAACGAATAGCTACTCCCCGCAGTATTCGCCCAAGTTGGACACCACCGACTATCACAGTTCGAGTTCCAGGTACTATAAGCGGGAAAGCGAG GAGAACCAGGCCACACCTCCTCCAGCTCCACCACCACATAGGGGTTCGCCCACAGTCAAGTATCTTAACTCGGCCGATCTGTATACGGATACCCTAAACGGACGACGCGATTCGAAGACCTCGAACAGCAGTTCCACCAAGAACGACTACTACTACGACAAGGAGAACGAGCTGTACAGCCAGAGGCGTGGAGCCACCAAGACCAAGTTGACGCCACCGCGCGAGGAGCGCGAGTTGGCCAGCACCACcaataccagcagcagcagcagcttcCAGCAGCGCCACCAGCAGCTGGCCACCAGTACCCTGACCAGATCGCTTAGCCCAATACCTAGTCCCACACTCAAT ACCCGCTCCAGCGAGCTGCACACCCACAGCCCATTGACCATCAAGACCTCGAATCAGTACGAGAGCTCCACGCGAAATATCACCGGCAGTCCAAGACACGCCTCCGTTTCGCCCGTGCAACGTTATTCACCCAATAGCGCCTACATTTCCACGGCCACCCACAGGATGGGAAGTCCCTTGACCAGTCCGGTGAGcaag AATGGTTACGAGTCCTCGCGAACTGTGGAAAAGTCCTCGACCTACAAGTCCACCTCGAACTACGTCACCGACTCGAGTGTTCGTGCCAGTCCCTCGCTGTACGGAACGGCGGAGCGACTGCGTCGAACTGGATCGCCGGAGCCGCGCATCGATCACTCCTCCAACGTGAGGGTGTCCTCGATGAAGCCGGCCTCCGCCAGGCGCGACAGCTGGGACGTCATCAACAAGACGAAGCACATGCTCTCGCACAATTCGCTCGAATCGCTGGCGAACATGACCGAGAAGCAGCTGAACACGGAACTGCAGTACAACCGGCCCGATTTGGACCACGAAACGCACCGGAACACCCAGTACAACAAGTTCGCCCTGCataaacagcagcagcagcagcagcagtcggACTATCGCCGGGATTCCCCCGATGATGGAGAGCGCTACAA ACCCAGTGCCATTACAGTCAAGTCACATTCGAACAATACTTATACGGACAAGTCCGGTGGATATACGAAAACCGTGAAAGAGTCCAGCGAGCATGTGGTCACCGAGAGCAACGGCCACGGACCTTCTCCTGGTTACGGATACAGCTCGCTCTCTAGATTTCGACCCATAGACAGCAATGCCACTGGTGCCAGGGCCATTCGGGTGCAGGATATACCGAACGGCTCCATTGGACGGCCCGTCGAATTCGAGATCGATGGCTCGAAGGCGGGCTCCGGCAATCTGGAGATCCTGGTCAACGGCGGGCGTGTCACCTCCTCGGTCCGCTCGCTGGGAGGTCAGAGGTTCATAGCCAGCTTCACGCCCCACGAACATGGAACGCACACAGTGCAGATCACCTTCAATGGCGAAACAGTTCCAG GTTCACCGTGGCACGCTGAAATCATGTCCTCACCCGGCCTGACCGCTCTGGGCGAATCCACGCGCCTGGTACCCGCCAATACGCCGGCGGTTTTTGAGATACTGCCGCCTCCTGGACAAAGCCTGAGCAAGGGCGAGTGCGTGGCCTCCGTTTTGACCCCTAGTAAGTCGAAACTGAACGCCAGAGTCACCCATGAGGCGGCAAATGGTGCTGCTCGCATCGAGTTCGTGCCCACCGAGGTGGGCACCCACGTGATCGATGCGTCCATCAACGGCACGAAGATCGCTGGCGGCCCGCTGATCGCCAAGGTCTACGACTCCAGCCTGATCCAGGTGACGGAGGTGAATGGCGGCGTGGTCGGCCAACCGTGCCAATTCCGTGTGGATGCCAGCGCCGCCGGCGAGGGCCAGCTGGAGATATCCATCAATGAGGGCGAGGTGCCCAATCATGTCCAGGTCGTGGGCGGCGGTCGCTGTCTGGTCTCCTTCACGCCGGAGCAGGCCAAGTCGCATCTGATCGACATCAAGTTCAATGGCGAAACGGTGCGTGGCTGTCCCTTTGTCTGCGCCGTGGCGGACACCTCGCGAGTGCTGCTCAATCTCTCCAACCTGGAGTTGATTCCGGTCAACCGGCCCTCCTCCTTTCACATCACCGTGAGCGGAGGCGGAGCCGCCGAGCTGGCCGTCAGTGTGCGCGGTCCCCAGGGCGAGTTGCCCGTTCGGGTGACCGGAGATATCCACGCTGGCTTCACGGCAGAATTCACGCCCACCACAGTGGGCGGCCATTCGATAAATGTGGAGTACAACGGGTTCGCCGTGCAGGGAACCCCCTTCCTGGCCAAGTCCTACGATGCCAGCAAGGTGGTGGTGGGCAGTGTCTCGCGGGGAACCATGGGACGCCCGGTGCAGTTCACCGTGGATGCGGGCGATGCCGGTGAGGGCAATCTGGAGATTACCATTTCGGCCAAGGGACAGAACATTCCCACGCAGGTGCATCCGCAAGGCAGTGCAAG ATTTTCCGTTTCGTTTGTGCCCACGGAGTCGTGCGAGCACACGATCAACGTGTCATTCAACAAAATGCCCGTGCCCGGCTGTCCGATTACGGTGGGCATCActgggggcgtggccgggCCGCAGGTGTCTCTCGGAGGCCCCGGACCCGTGCATCAGACCAATTCTTTTGTAATCAATCACAATGGCGGCCGTTTGGAGGACATCGAGGTGAACGTGGAAG GACCTGCTGGCCAGTCGGTTCCTGCGCAAGTGCATCAGTCCGCAGAAGGTGTCTTTAAGGCGGAGTTTGTGCCCAGGGTCGTTGGCGAGCATCGAGTGAATGTCACTGTCAACGGATTAGCCACCGCCGGAAGTCCATATGCAGCCAAG GTCTACGATGTCAGCGCCATCAAGGTGAAGAATGTGAGCAGTGGCACAGTGGGCAAGGCTGTCACCTTCCTGGTGGAGACCTCCCAGGCGGGACCCGGCAATTTGGAGGTGACCGTAAACGGAGGCAGGGTCCCAACCTCCGCCCAGGCCCAGGGTCAGCACACCTATGCCATCAGTTTCACACCCCGAGAGGCGGAGAGTCACACCGTGGAACTGCGCTTCAATAGCCAGGATGTTCCCGGTTCCCCCTTCACATGCCGCGTGGCAGCCGCCGCTCGAATCCAATCCCCTGAGACCATGGACAAGGTCAGCGTGGGTCGGCTCTTCGAGTTCGTGGTGGAATCGGACACCAAGCCCACGGTTGAAGTACTGGGCCCTGCCAGGCGGAGTGTTCCCGTGAAGATCGACCCCCTGGCTTCGTCCACCCTGGGCTATAATGTCAAGTTCGAGCCCATGGAAGTGGGCGATCACTCCGTGGAGGTTCGCCTGCCCGGCGGAGGTCATGTGGAGGGCAGTCCCTTCCTGCTGAAGGCCTACTCCGCCGAAAAGGTCATTGTCACAGACATTCGTGCTGGCGTGGTTAACAAGAGCGTGAGCTTCGGGATCAATGCCTCCCAGGCGGGGGCCGGCAACCTGGAGATCATTGTGGCCGTTAATGGTAAAAACGTACCGAACTTTGTGCAATCCGAGGGCAATGCTCGTTTTAAGGTGAACTTCAAGCCCACGGAAGCGGCCACCCACTCGCTGTCGGTGCGATTCAATGGACATCCGGTGCCGGGTTCGCCATTCAGCTGTCACATCGCCGCTGCAGCGGCTTCGCCTTCAATGGGACTACCCCGGGCCATGGCCATGGGAGAGTGCCTGAAGCAGGCGGCCGTCAAGATGGACAACACCTTCGAACTGGAGGGTTTCGAGGGCGTGGAGCCGCAGATCTTTGTGACCTCGCCGTCGGGGGACAATGAGCACTGCCAGTTGAGCCAGCACGATGGAGGCAGTTACTCCGCCTCGTTTCGTCCCACCACCGTGGGTCGTCACTTGATCAGCGTGACAGCCAATGACCAGCACATAAACGGATCCCCCTTCAGTTGCAATGTCTTCGATGTGTCCAGGGTCAGCATCAGTGGGCTGGAACAGCAGTATGGACCAGCCAACCTCGGTGTTCCAGTCACCTTCAGTGTGGATGCAGCAGGAGCTGGTGAGGGAACCCTGGAGCTGGTGGTCTCCACCGACAGTAGTACTGTCAAGGCAGAGGTGGTGGCCTGTGCCCGCGGTCTCTACGATGTCACCTTTGTGCCCCAGAGCACGGAACCCCACTACGTGAACATCACCTTCAATGAGGTGGCCGTGGATGGCAGCCCCTTCCGCGTGGACATCCAGCAGCATACGCAGCACATTCAGATTGGTAGCTTGGCGGCCATTGACTTCCCGGCGGATGACCAGATCGTTGAGATCTTCTCACCGGATCAGAAGTCTGTCCCATATTCGATTAACAGGCAGACGGCGGAGTTCCGTACCCACATGACCGGGAACTACACGTTGCGCTTTATAGATCGCGAGACCCGTCAGCACATTGGATCCCGCACCCTGTGCGTCTTTGATCCCACTCTGGTGAAGATCACCGAGGTGAGCGAGGCCTTCTGCCACCGGCCAGCCAGCATTGGAGTGTCCTTGAACGAGGCTGGACAGGGAGACCTGTCCGCTTTGGTGCGCTGTGGAGCCACCGAAGTGCCGCACACGATCCGGGGACCCAGCAAGACTGGGGTCTACGAGATAGTCTACCAACCCACCCGTGTGGCTCCCCACAAGATCAGCATCCTGTTCAACGAAGTGCCTATCTCGCTGAAGCCCCTGGAGATCAATGTCCTGCCCGCAAGTGCTGGCAAGGAGATCAGCGTCAGTGGACTGGGTTTATATCAGTCTCGAGTGGGTAAGACCACTTCGTTTGCCATTGACACGGTCAAGAGGCCAGCCAGGGAGTTCGATGTGGTGGTTTCCGGACCAGGAGGCCAAGCTCTGCCGGTGAGATGTTATCAGACGAAGAACGGTCACCTGCAGGCGGAGTTCACCATCAACAAGCCGGGACAGTGTGTGATTG AGGTACTGCACCAATCGAAGCCCCTGCCCGGCAGTCCCTTCACCTGCGAGTCCTTCGACAGCAGCAAGGTCACCACCCAAGGGGTCACCAAGGAACCGCTGGCCCTCCACAGTCCCAACAGTTTCACCGTGCGTACGGACAATGCCGGAACCGCCGAACTGGAGGCCTTCGCCATATCGCCCAGCAATCAGAGTCTACCCGTTCTTATAGCCGAGCAATCCGAGGGTGTCTACAACGTGGAGTTTGTGCCCTCGCAGCCGGGCAACTACAAGTTGACCCTGATGTACGGAGGAGAGACGATCCCCAGCTCACCGCTGAACTTCACCGCCTCCTCGAGTGGAGTGAGGAACGACGCCCGGGCCGCTGGCCACGGACTGGAGGTGTGTCATCGAAACAAGGAGGCCTCCTTTGTGGTCTACTGCCCCATTGCCCCGAATGTCCAAATCGAGCGATTGGATGAGTATGGCGAACGGATAGAGCCCAAGATCAAGGCGCTGGGCAACAATGAGTGGCGCATCTCGTACACAATTCTATCGGTGGGCAAATACGAGATCCGAGCCAACTGTCCGAACAGGGGAAGCTTGCCGGGATCACCGTGGCACATCAGTTGCGTGGAGTCCAACAAGGTCACCCCAGTGGGTGGCTGGGGAACTCTGGTGGACCATGACGGCCGCCTGATTCTCCCCGCTCGCATCATCTTCGATGTGGAGAACGCGGGACCGGGAAAGCTGGTCTGCAGCATTGATGGTATCGAAATACCGGTGGACAAGTTGGTCGACGGCAAGATGTGCCTGAACATCACGGGCGAGAATCTGGCTGCCGGCGAGCATGACTTGGATCTGACCTGGAGCGGCCTGACCATCACCCAGTGTCCAAGGAGTGCCTTTGTCACGGGCCAACAGGCGGCGGATAAGGTGCAGCTCATGGGTCGTGGGTTGGCTGCAGCTCAAGCTGGAGAAGCGGCCCACTTTACCATTGACGCCTCGAATGCGCCAGCCGGTAGACCTGAGGTGATCCTCACCAGCCAGGACAACACATCGCTGCCAGTGAGCTTGGCGCAACCCAGGCCCAGCGAAAACATCTGGATGGCCTCATACACGCCACTGAAATCCACAACAGGCACTCTGAATCTCTCCGTGAAGTGGAACGGTCGTTTGGTAAAGGGATGTCCGCTCACGGTGGCAGTGGGTTCTTCCATGGATGCCTCCAAGGTGATTGCATCCGGCGAGGGACTGCGTCACGGTATTGTCGGCAAGGACATCAAATCCTGGATAGACACCAGGAGAGCAGGCCCCGGCGAACTCACCGCCCACTGTGCCGGCGTACGCAAGGTGGCCTATTGCGAACTGTACGATCACGGCGATGCGACCTTTACATTGAACATAAAGCCCCAGGAACCAGGTCGCCATCTGTTGACCATTAAATACGGAGGACAAAATGTTCCGGGCTCGCCGTTCGCACTTAAAGTGGCCGGAGCACCGGATGCCAGTAAG GTTCGTGTCTATGGACCTGGAATCGAGCATGGAGTGCTAGCCACCTTCCAGTCCCGCTTTATCTGCGATACTCGAGGAGCTGGAGCTGGTCAACTAACAGTTCGTGTTCGAGGACCCAAAGGAGCTTTCCGCGTGGAGATGCAGCGAGAGAGTCAGAAAGATCGCACCATACTCTGCAAG TACGATCCAACCGAACCAGGCGACTATCGAGTAGAGGTAAAGTGGGCTGGCGAATTTGTGCCAGGCTCGCCTTTCCCCGTCATGATCTTCGATACTGAGGAGGAGCTACGAAGGTTCTTACAGGGCATATGA